The genomic stretch CCACCGGAACGACCTCGACATCGAGTCGTCGCTCGAAATCACCCTCGAGGACGCCATCCACGGCGCGACCTACGTCATCAGCATCGACCAGAAGGATGCCACGACGCGCCGCCAGACGATCCATTCCTGCCGCGTCGAGATCCCGGCCAACGTCTACAGCGGCCAGCGGATCCGCCTCCGGGGCCTCGGCTACACCGACCGCTACCGGAACGCCGCCGGGGACCTCTTCCTCGAGATCGCCTTCGCCCGCCACCTCCGTTTCCGCCTCATGGGGGACAACCTCCTCACCGATCTCACCCTCACCCCGTGGGAAGCCGCGCTGGGAGGCCGCGTCCGCGTCCCGACGCTCGACGGCACCGCCGATCTCTACATCCCGGCCGGCACCCAGCCCGGCCAACGCTTCACCCTCGTCGGCCACGGCGTCCCGAAGGCCGGCGGCAACGGCGACCGCGGCCTCCTCTACGCCACCGTGAAGCTCCACGTCCCGACCGCCGCCTCGGCGAAGGAAAAGGAACTGTGGCAGGCGCTGGCGCGGCAGCAGTATAAGCAGTAAGGGAGCGCCGCCCTACTCTGTCTTCGCCACCGGCACACCCGGCTCCGGGGCCTTGCTATCGAGCGGCAACACCGGATACGGCGCGGGCGCTTCGGCCATCAACTGCGCCTCGTTCCATCCGCCGCCGAGGGCCTTGATCAGCCGCACTCCGGCATAGAGCCGCTGCCCGACGACCTGGGCCTGCGCCCGCCGGGCCGCCAGCTCGGTCCGCTGGGACTGCGTCACCTCGAAGTAATCGACCGCGCCGCTTCGGTAGCGCCGTTCGGAGAATTCCCGCGCCTTCGTCGCCGCCTCGGCGGAGCGGCCCAGGGCGGCGGCCCGCTCGGCGAGGAAGTGCTGCCGCGCCAGCGCGTCCTCGACGTCGCGGAAGGCCTCCAGCACCGTCCCGCGATAATCGGCCACCGCCCCCTCGTAGTCGGCCCGGGCCGCCTTCACCTGCGCCGTCGTCTGGCCGCCGGTGAAGAGCGGCAGGTCGATCGAGGGGCCGAAGGACCAGATGTTGCTCGGCTTCGTGAAGAGGTTGCTGGCGCTCGCGCTGAGGTAGCCGTATTGCCCCGTCAGGCTCACCTTCGGGAAGTAGGCCGCGTAGGCGACGCCGATCTGGGCGTTCCGCGCCGCCATCGTCCGCTCGGCCCGCGCCACGTCGGGACGGCGCTCCAGCAGCGTCGCGGGCAGGCCGACGGGGATCGCGGGGGGCAGCAGGTCGGCGGGAAGCGGCGACTCGCTCACCGCGAAGCCCGACGCCGCCGCGCCGCAGAGGACGGCGAGGGCGTTCTGCGTCTCGGCCCGGTTCTGCGCCACTTCGGCGAGGTCGGCCTCGGAGTTCGCCAACTCGGTCTTCGCCTGCTCGAAGTCGACCGCCGTGGCCCGGCCCGCCCTCACCCGCTTCTCGGTGATGTCGAGGGACTTCTTCCGCGTCTCGACGGTCTGGCGCAGGATGGCCAGCTCGGTATCGTACTCGCGCAGCGTGAAGTAGTCGATCGCCACGTCGGAATGCAGGGTGAGGAGGACGTTCTCCGTCTCGGCCACCGCCGCCTGGGCCTCGTCGCGGGCCGACTCGAAGGAGCGGCGGACCCGGCCCCAGAGGTCGATCTCGTAGCTGAGGTCGACGGGGACGTTGAAGGAGTTGATCGTCGCGGGCGGGATCGACTGGCCCCGCGCCGCCTGCGCCAGCTGGGGATTGTTCCCGCTGAGGCGCTCGCGGGCCGCGGCGGGCTCCAGCGAGAGGCTCGGGAAGAAGGAGGCCCCGGTGAGCCGCGCCTGCGCCCGCGCCTTGTCGACCCGCGCGATCGCGGAGCGGAGGTCCTGGTTCTGGGCCGTCGCCAACGCCTCCAGCCGGGTCAGCTCGGGATCGCCGTAGAGCACCCACCAGTCGTCCCGGGGCGCGGCGTCGCGGGGATCGGCCTTCTGCCACTGCCAGTCGGCCGGAGGCGGCTGGGCCGAGGCCGCATCGACCTCGGCGCGATGGTAATCGGGGCCGACGGCGCACCCGGCGACCAGGAGGGGGACGAGGGCGAGGGAAAGAAGGAGGGGATGTTTCATGTTCTTTAGTGGGCCGAAGGAACGCCGCCGCCCATCGGTGCCGGTTTGGGAAGGAAGAAAAGGCTGAGGCCGCTCAGGAGGAGGACGACGCCGATGACGAGGAAGGCGTCGCTGTAGGCCTGGATATAGGACTGCTTCCGCATCGCCCCGTCGACGGCCTTCAGCGCGAAGGAGGAGGCCGTCGCCGTGTCGAGGCCCTTCGCCTGGAACATCGCCGTCAGCGCGTCGATCCGGGCATGGAACGCCGGGGTGTAGGTCGTCACCCATTCCCCCATGCGGACCGAATGGAGGTGCTCCCGCTGCGTCAGGACCGTCGAGAGGAGGGCGATGCCGATCGAGCCGCCGATGTTCCGGCTCATGTTGAAGAGGGCCGAGGCCGAGCCCGCCTCGCTCCGGGGAATCCCCGTCGTCGACATGCTGAGGAGCGGGACGAAGAGGAACGGCTGCCCGATCGCCCGGACGACGTTCGAGACGCGGAACTGGTCCATGGCGAAGTCGGGCGAGAGGAAGGCGTCCATGAAGCAGCTTCCCGAGAAGAGGACGATGCCGAAGCCCGCGAGAATCCGGGGATCGACCACCTTCATCAGGCGGGGGACGAAGGGAAGGATGAAGAGCTGGGGAATCCCCGCCCACATCAGCGTCAGGCCGATCTGGAGGGAATTGTAACCCTGGATCTGGGCGAGGTAGAGGGGGATGAGGTAGACCGTTCCGTAGAGCGCGAGGCCGAGGGCCGAGAGGATCATCGAGCAGAGGGTGAAGTTCACGTAGCGGAAGACCCGGAGGTTCAGGAACGGCTTCTTCGAGGTGAGCTCGATGTAGAGGAAGAGGCCGATGAAGACGACGGCGAGGATCGCGAAGCGGACGATGAGCGGGCTGCCGAACCAATCCTTCCG from Verrucomicrobium sp. GAS474 encodes the following:
- a CDS encoding DnaJ C-terminal domain-containing protein, with product MATVAFNYYVRLGLVSSASQDDIRKAYRQLARIYHPDVAVNKAMAEEVFKQLQEAYSTLSDAELRRDYDLRMKDERSRFSFRTSNPRPAAATPPPPAPAPVPKARKKKAAESFDGGPQPVHRNDLDIESSLEITLEDAIHGATYVISIDQKDATTRRQTIHSCRVEIPANVYSGQRIRLRGLGYTDRYRNAAGDLFLEIAFARHLRFRLMGDNLLTDLTLTPWEAALGGRVRVPTLDGTADLYIPAGTQPGQRFTLVGHGVPKAGGNGDRGLLYATVKLHVPTAASAKEKELWQALARQQYKQ
- a CDS encoding DHA2 family efflux MFS transporter permease subunit, whose protein sequence is MEQRVSPKQWLALFGAMLGAFMAVLDIQITNSSLNDIAGALGCSLEEGSWISTAYLVAEIIVIGITGWVARIVSVKRYILFSTVAFVGCSILCAFSQNLNMMIAARVLQGLTGGALIPMAMMVNLTIMPPKAQPLGNAIFAMTATFAPSVGPTIGGWLTDNYGWEWIFFINVVPGILMFLLIAANLPQDEAKPELLKEGDYFGILAMGIGLGSLEYVLEEGERKDWFGSPLIVRFAILAVVFIGLFLYIELTSKKPFLNLRVFRYVNFTLCSMILSALGLALYGTVYLIPLYLAQIQGYNSLQIGLTLMWAGIPQLFILPFVPRLMKVVDPRILAGFGIVLFSGSCFMDAFLSPDFAMDQFRVSNVVRAIGQPFLFVPLLSMSTTGIPRSEAGSASALFNMSRNIGGSIGIALLSTVLTQREHLHSVRMGEWVTTYTPAFHARIDALTAMFQAKGLDTATASSFALKAVDGAMRKQSYIQAYSDAFLVIGVVLLLSGLSLFFLPKPAPMGGGVPSAH
- a CDS encoding efflux transporter outer membrane subunit; its protein translation is MKHPLLLSLALVPLLVAGCAVGPDYHRAEVDAASAQPPPADWQWQKADPRDAAPRDDWWVLYGDPELTRLEALATAQNQDLRSAIARVDKARAQARLTGASFFPSLSLEPAAARERLSGNNPQLAQAARGQSIPPATINSFNVPVDLSYEIDLWGRVRRSFESARDEAQAAVAETENVLLTLHSDVAIDYFTLREYDTELAILRQTVETRKKSLDITEKRVRAGRATAVDFEQAKTELANSEADLAEVAQNRAETQNALAVLCGAAASGFAVSESPLPADLLPPAIPVGLPATLLERRPDVARAERTMAARNAQIGVAYAAYFPKVSLTGQYGYLSASASNLFTKPSNIWSFGPSIDLPLFTGGQTTAQVKAARADYEGAVADYRGTVLEAFRDVEDALARQHFLAERAAALGRSAEAATKAREFSERRYRSGAVDYFEVTQSQRTELAARRAQAQVVGQRLYAGVRLIKALGGGWNEAQLMAEAPAPYPVLPLDSKAPEPGVPVAKTE